GATATTATAAGTAAACAGCTGGCGGCAAATCTTAAAAAAATAAATCACATCATGGAACATAACGGATTTCTGTATGTTTCTTGTGATTTCGGTATTGTACAATTTAATTTGACGACATCGCAATTTGGAGATACCTATTTTATTGGTGATAACGGAGCCGAAATTAGTGTCAAACAAACCGCTTTTTATAACGGATTTATTTTTGCAGCTACTTCAAGCGGTATCAGAAGAGCTAATATTACAAATCCTAATTTAAACGATTTTAGCCAGTGGACTCTTGTAAGCGCAGGATCATGGTTAGGTGTTGCAGCTGTAGATGCTGAACTCGCTGTCGTTAATTCTACAGGAAATGTTCAACGTTATAACGGAAATGATTTTACAGCATTTTTACAGCTTCCATCTGCACCAACTGGATTTCATGTTGTCAATCATAATTTATTAGCCACCACTTCTGGAGCTGTTTCTATTTTAAATAATCAATTAGCAATGACTCGTCAAATTTTCAATTCACAACTTCCCGAAGCCAATTTGACTTTTTCCTGTGCTTCAGCAGTTGGCGATATTTTATACATTGGAACAAAAGAAAAAGGGCTGTTTTCCACCTCTCTTTCAAATCCTGGAACTTTTGAAAATTCCACTCCTGAAGGCCCTTTTCGAAATAACATCTTTTCATTAGATGCTACTCCGAATGTGCTTTGGGCGGTTTATGGAGATTACGACACCTATTACAATCCTTACGAACTGGACAGTTATGGCATAAGTAAACTTAATAACTCAAAATGGTTAAATATCACGTATTCAGAAGTTTATGATGCAAAATCAATTACACGGATTATTGTCAATCCAAACAATGAAAAACAGGTTTATGCCAGTTCTTTTTTCTCTGGATTGCTCCGAATTGAAAATGATATTCCGAATCTTTTATATAACGAAAAAAACAGCGGACTCGAATCTTTGACTTTTGCAGGGCCCAATTATATCGATGTTCGTATTAACGGAACTGCCTTCGATAAAACAGGAAATTTATGGGTAACCAACAGCCGAATCAAAAACGGATTGAAAGTTTTAAAAACCAATGGTCAATGGCAGAGTTTTGCCACAAGTTCAATTTTGACCGATGCAGAACAAACCAATTATTCAAACATTGTTATTGATAAAAATAATGTCAAGTGGATTTCAACCAGCAGCGAAGGTGTAATTGCTTTTAATGAAAGCACCAACACGTTCAAAAAAATAACCACTGGAGCTGATGCCGGAAATTTACCAATTGCCGATGTCAGATCGGTAGCATTAGATACTAAAAACCAACTTTGGATTGGAACAACAAAAGGATTGCGTGTTTTGTCTAATGTTGGAAGTTTTCAAGCAGAAGGGCAAATGAAAGCCAATCCGATTATTATTATAGATGATAATCTGGCTCAGGAATTAATGTATGAACAATTTATTACCTCAATTGTAGTCGATGGCGCGAATAATAAATGGATTGGTACAGTAGATTCTGGTATTTTTATGGTTTCTCCAAATGGTCAGGAAACCAAATATCATTTTACGATAAACAATTCGCCGCTGCCAAGTAATGTGATCAACGATATTAAAATCAACAGCACAACGGGAGAAGTATTTATAGCGACCAATAAAGGAATGATATCCTTCAAAGGAATCGCAACAGGTGCTAATGATGATTTGAATAACGTATATGTTTATCCAAACCCGGTTCGTCCTAATTATACAGGAACTGTAAAAGTTGCCGGACTGCTGGATAAAGCAAATGTAAAAATTACCGATATCGAAGGAAATCTAGTATACGAAACAACTTCTGAAGGCGGAACAATAGAATGGGACACAACCGCTTTCGGAAATTATAAAGTTTCTTCAGGTGTTTATATGATTTTTATTTCAGCACAAGACGGCGGAGAAACGAAAGTTAAGAAAGTAATGATTATTCGATAAGTATTCAGTATTCAGTGATCAGTTTTTAGTGATCAGTCGGAATGGTTTCTATAAAAATCTAAAATCTACATTCTAAAATCTAAAATAACCCGTGCTCGTCAAAACCAAAGCCATAGTAATCTCTTCTTTAAAATTTCAGGAAAAAAGCTTGATCGTAAAATGCTTTACGCTTTCAAACGGACTGAAATCTTATTTTGTGCGCGATGCATTTTCAAGTCGGAAAGCAAATCAAAAGATTGCTTATTTTCAGCCGTTTTCGATTTTAGAAATTGAAGCCGTTCATAAAAATAAAGGCACTTTAGAGAATTTTAAAGAAATAAAAAGTGCCGTTCCGTTTCAGAGTATTCATACTGATATTGTGAAAAGTACAATGGTCATGTTTCTTTCAGAAATGCTGCATTATTCCATTCAAGAAGAAGAAAAAAACGAACAGCTTTTCGTGTTTTTAGAAACTGCACTTACTTGGCTGGATCATCATGACGAAATCTCCAATTTTCATTTAATTCTGCTTTTAGAAATCACAAAATACCTCGGGTTTTATCCTGATGTTTCTGAAATCGATTTGCCTTTTTTTGAAATAAATGAAGGCATTTTTACACTTTTTCAAAAAGCAAATGTACTGTCTGAACACGAAACAAATTTGTTTAAAAAATTATTGGAATTAAAATTTGATAACGATCAAAAAGTCTTTCATGTGGCAGAAAGACAAATACTTCTTAAAATCCTGATTGATTATTACAGTTTGCATCTCGAAGGATTCAAAAAACCAAAGTCTTTGGATATTTTAAAAGAAGTTTTCTCTTAGATTGCTTGAAAGTAGCGCTTTTTTTGAGAAATCTACCTCAAATTAATCCAAATCCGTCTTTTTTCCGTCATCTTTTATCTATTTTCCTCAAAATTCCTTACTTTCGCACCTCGTTTAAGAAAAGGATAAAATGAGTACAAAATTTACTGAATACAAAGGACTTGACTTACCAACTGTAGCGTCTGAAGTTCTTGATTTTTGGAAGAAAGAAAATATATTTGAAAAGAGTGTAACAACTCGCGAAGGTGCTGAACCTTTCGTATTTTTTGAAGGTCCGCCTTCAGCAAACGGATTGCCAGGAATTCACCACGTAATGGCACGTGCGATTAAAGATATTTTTTGCAGATATAAAACTCAAAAAGGTTTTCAAGTAAAACGAAAAGCCGGATGGGATACTCACGGTTTGCCTGTTGAATTAGGTACCGAAAAAGAATTAGGAATTACAAAAGAAGATATTGGTAAAACAATTTCAATCGAAGAATATAACGAAGCGTGTAAAAGAACCGTTATGCGTTATACCGACGTATGGAATGATTTGACCGAAAAAATGGGATATTGGGTTGATATGGAAGATCCGTATGTGACTTATAAACCAAAATATATGGAATCTGTTTGGTGGCTTTTAAAACAAATCTACGATAAAGGTTTGTTGTACAAAGGATACACGATTCAGCCATATTCTCCAAAAGCAGGAACTGGATTGTCTTCTCACGAAGTAAACCAGCCTGGAGCGTATCGTGACGTAACTGATACTACAATTGTAGCACAGTTTAAAACACTTCCAGAAACGTTGCCTTCATTCTTGCAGGGTTTTGGAGATATCCACATTTTAGCTTGGACGACAACTCCTTGGACACTTCCTTCAAATACCGCTTTGACAGTGGGTCCAAAAATCGATTATGTTTTAGTTAAAACTTTTAATCAATATACTTTTGAGCCAATCAATGTTATTTTGGCCAAAAACTTAGTTGGAAAACAATTCGGAAAAGGATTTTTCTTAAGTGAAGATGACGCTGATTTTGACAATGTGAAAAACGGCGACAAAAAACTTCCATACAAAATCTTAACCGAAGCAAAAGGAGCCGATTTAGTAGAAATTCGTTACGAGCAATTATTGCCTTACGTATTGCCCTATGAAAATGCTGAAAATGCATTTAGAGTAATCGCAGGTGATTTTGTTACTACTGAAGATGGAACAGGAGTAGTACATACAGCTCCTACTTTTGGTGCAGATGATGCTAAAGTAGCAAAAGAAGCAAAACCAGAAGTGCCGCCAATGTTAGTTTTAGACGAAAATGGAACTGCAGTTCCTTTAGTTGATTTACAAGGAAAATTCACTTCTCATTTGGGTGATTTGGCTGGTAAATACGTTAAAAACGAATATTACGATGCAGGACAAGCTCCAGAGAAATCGGTAGATGTTGAAATTGCTATTCGATTAAAAGAAGAAAATAAAGCCTTTAAGGTTGAAAAATACGTACATAGTTATCCACATAGTTGGAGAACTGATGAGCCGTTGTTATATTATCCACTAGATTCTTGGTTCATTAAAGTAACCGATGTAAAAGATAGAATGTTCGACCTGAACGAAACTATCAATTGGAAACCTAAGTCTACTGGTGAAGGACGTTTTGGGAATTGGCTTAAAAATGCTAATGATTGGAACTTATCTCGTTCTAGATATTGGGGAATTCCGTTGCCAATTTGGAGAACTGAAGATAAAAAAGAAGAAGTTCTTATTGGCTCTGTTGAAGAATTGTACAATGCGATTGAGAAATCTATCGAAGCTGGTTTTCAAAAAGAAAATCCGTTTAAAGGTTTTGAGATCGGAAACATGTCTGAATCAAATTATGATTTAATTGATTTGCACAAAAATGTTGTGGATGAAATTACTTTAGTTTCTGCTTCTGGAAAACCAATGAAGCGCGAAAGTGATCTAATCGACGTTTGGTTTGATTCTGGAGCAATGCCTTATTCGCAATGGCATTATCCATTTGAAAACAAAGACAAAATTGATGAGAATAAAGATTTTCCGGCTAATTTTATTGCAGAAGGAGTAGATCAAACACGTGGATGGTTCTATACCTTACACGCGATCGGAACTTTGGTTTTTGATAAAGTGGCCTACAAAAATGTTGTTTCAAACGGTTTGGTGTTAGACAAAAACGGACAAAAAATGTCTAAACGTCTAGGAAACGCAACAGATCCTTTTGAAACCATTGCAGAATACGGTCCAGATGCAACACGTTGGTACATGATTTCAAACGCTAATCCTTGGGATAACTTGAAATTTGATATCGAAGGAATTGCTGAGGTTCGTCGTAAGTTCTTTGGAACACTTTACAACACCTATTCATTCTTCTCGTTATATGCGAACATCGACGGATTTAAATATGCCGAAGCTGAAATTCCATTAAACGAAAGACCTGAAATCGATCAGTGGATTATTTCTGAATTACATACGTTAATAAAATTTGTTGACGAATGTTATGAAGATTACGAGCCTACAAAAGCAACAAGAGCGATTTCTGATTTCGTTCAGGAGAATTTAAGTAACTGGTACGTTCGTTTATGCCGTCGCCGTTTCTGGAAAGGTGAATATGCAAAAGATAAAATTGCAGCTTACCAAACGCTTTATACTTGTTTGCTTACAATCAGTAAATTAAGCGCTCCGGTTGCGCCGTTCTTTATGGATCAATTGTATCGCGATTTAACAGCTTTGACAGGAACTGAGAATTTTGCCAGCGTTCACTTGGCTGAATTCCCAAAATTTGTCGAAAACTTTGTTAATAAAACGTTGGAAAGCAAAATGCAGAAGGCGCAAACGATCTCATCTTTGGTGTTATCGCTGCGTAAAAAAGAAATGATTAAAGTTCGTCAACCTCTGCAAAAGGTAATGATTCCGGTACTTGACGAGGGTCAGCGTGCTGAAATCGAAGCGATTTCTGACTTGGTAAAAGCGGAGGTAAATGTGAAAGAAATTGAACTTTTAGACGATGCTTCTGGTATCTTGGTGAAACAAATTAAGCCTAATTTTAAAGCATTAGGACCACGTTTTGGTAAGGATATGGGGTTGATTTCTAAGGAGATACAAGGTTTTTCTGCAGAACAGATTAATCAGCTTGACAAGCAGGGAACGTTAGATATTGTTATTGCAGGAAATAGTGTAACTTTATCATTAGAAGACGTCGAAATAACATCGCAGGATATCGAAGGATGGTTAGTGGCAAATTCAAACGGAATTACGGTTGCACTTGACATCACCATATCTGAAGAGTTGAAAAATGAAGGTATCGCGAGAGAATTAGTAAACAGAATTCAGAATATCCGTAAAGATTCAGGATTTGAAGTTACTGATAAGATCAAAGTACAAATAAAAAGAGACAGTATTTTAGAAGAAGCTGTTTCAAAAAATGAAGATTACATAAAATCGGAAACATTAACAGACGAACTGGTTTTTGCTGACGCTTTAGAAAACGGCACAGAAATTGAGTTTGATGACATTAGAACAATGATATTAATTTCAAAATAGTTAGAAAATGATAGATGAAATTACAAGATACTCTGATGCAGATCTAGCAGAGTTCAAAGAAATAATCCAGGCAAAAATTAAAAAAGCACAAGAAGATCTAGATTTGATCAAAAGTGCCTATATGAACGATTTGAATAACGGAACTGATGATACTTCTCCAACATTTAAAGCTTTTGAAGAAGGAAGTGAGACCATGTCAAAAGAAGCAAACTCTCAGTTGGCTATCAGACAAGAGAAATTCATTCGTGACTTAAAAAATGCCTTATTCCGTGTAGAAAATAAAACATACGGTATCTGCAAAGTAACAGGTAAATTAATTAGTAAGGAAAGGCTTAAAATCGTTCCTCATGCAACCATGAGTATCGAAGCTAAAAACTTGCAGCGATAATCAAAAATATACATTCAGTAAGCGCTCCTTTTTAGGGGCGTTTTTTGTTTAATGTTTGTTCCGTTTCTGTTCAAGCGCGAATACGCTTCTTTTGAAAGAATTCGATTATAAAGTGAAATTTTCTTTGGAAACAGAAGGCTTTTGTTTTGTAAGAAAGAAAAAGAGGGAGAAATGAATGAAGAAATATAGTTTTAATTAGAACTGCCAATAAAGACAGTTCTAATTAAAATGAAAAATTAAGCCAGATTTTTTTCTAAATCAGCTTTGTGTTTTCTTAAGACTGCTCTTGTCATTCCCAGATTTGCTTTACTAGCATCTGCAGCAAGATAGATCATGAATTTTTTATTTGGTGAAATGTCAATAATGTGAATTTGGTTTGAAAGAGTAATCAAAATATCTTCAATATCCTGATTTAAACCTAAAGCTTTTACAGCATTCAATTTGGCTTTTACTACTTCTAGATTGTATGCGGCAGCAAGTTCAGGATCAAAAGCAGGATCGATAGTTATATTTCCAAAACTTAATCCTGATTCAATTTCGGTTACAGCTACAGCTATAAAGCCATTTACGTTGGTTTTCATTTCATTCAAAAACACATTTAAAAAGTCGTTGCTCATAGTTTTTGGTGTTTGCGGTTAATAGATATGTTATTTTAATAGGGAATTTTTGCTTAGTTCAGCAGATAATTCATCTGTTGAATGCATTAATAAGCCAAGGTTACTTCCTTCTCTAGAAAAAGCAATCACGAAGTTAGAACCGCTTATTTTGTTTCCAACGACAACACCGTCAGAACTCTTTAAATAAAGTTGTTTTAATGAGCCTTTTTCTAAATCGACAAGAAATTTTTCGCTCATAGATAAAATAGCAGCACTCATAGCCGCAATGCTGTCACCGTAGTCAAGGTTCAGGGAAGTGATTAGTTTTCCTTTTCCATTTAAGATTAAAGCTGCGCTAGCTTTAGTGTCGACCAAAAAAGTGTTTAAAATAGTAGTTATTTCATTCATATTTGTAAGATTAGGGGGAAATGTTAAAATTAGTTCATTTGTATCAGTGTTTATTGGTTTTATTGTGATTTGTCCTAAACAAGTGTTAATTTTTATTAACAAATATAATTTAAATTATGTATCATTGTAGAACCAAATCGTTAAATATTTAATTATTTTACTTAAAAAACTTACACAATGGCTAAAGTATTGAAATTCAAAGATGTTAATTCTGATGTGGAACACAGAATGAAAGATTTCGAAAAACTGCGCACTAAATTCAAAGCTGATGTTAAAAAGGCAGAAGCGAAAAGGGCTGCCGCGGGAAAACCAAGTAAAGGAATATTTAAATCCATTTCAGATTTCTTTTCAGACAGTCCGGCAAATGCCCAAAAAAAGAAATAAAACCTATACTATTCTAGAAGTAACTACGCTTCTTAATTTATTACAAAACAATTAACGCTCTATATGGAGCGTTTTTTTTGATTAAATTGTTACTTTTGCGCATCAAAATTTATCAAATGTCATTAAGAAAAGCATATTTCCTTATATTTTTAGTTTTAATTATCGATCAGCTTTCGAAAATTTATGTAAAAACAAATTTCATCTTAGGAGAAGAAGTTGTTATTGCTGACTGGTTCAGAATTCATTTCATTGAAAATGAAGGAATGGCCTGGGGAACAAAAATACCTGGACAATATGGTAAATTGATTTTGACCGTTTTTAGAATCTTTGCCGTTGTTGGAATTGGATATTGGCTGGCAGATGCAGTTAAAAAACGTCATTCAGCTTATTTGATCGTTTCGATTGCTTTGATTTTTGCAGGAGCTGCCGGTAATATTATTGATTCTGTTTTTTACGGAGTTATTTTCGATGACAGCACACACAATTTAGCAACTATGTTTTCTCCACAGCCGTACGGATCTTGGTTTCATGGTTTAGTAGTTGATATGTTTTACTTTCCTATTTGGGAAGGCGACTTGCCAACATGGGTGCCAATCTTTGGAGGAAAACATTTTATGTTCTTTAATGCGATCTTCAACGTTGCCGATATGGCAATTTCTACAGGAGTTGGAATTTTGTTAGTCTTTAATAAAAGAGCATTTCCAAAACACGCATAATTAATCTCAATATATTAAAATTCCAAATTCCAATGTTTACTGCTTTTATTGCGAAATATTGGAATTTGGAATTTTGTTTTTTTTTGGAATTTGAAATTTCACGTTATTGGGTTTTAATATTTATTGTATTATTTTTACGATACAAAAAATCAAACTATGCAAAGTCCGTCTTTTTCTATTTATGATGCTTCTGCAGGATCAGGAAAGACCTATACTTTGGTGAAGGAATATCTAAAAATTATTCTTTCTTCTCCCAGAAACGATGCTTATCGTAATATCCTCGCAATAACCTTTACCAATAAGGCGGTTCATGAAATGAAAAGCCGTATTGTAGGCAGTTTGTCTGAGTTTGCCAAAGAAACACCTTCTGCGAAAGCAGTTGATTTAATGGAAGATTTGTCACGAGACACTGGACTTTCTATTATTCAATTAAAAGTAAAATCTCAAAATATTATCAAGCACTTAATTCATAATTATGCTGCTTTTGATATTTCTACCATCGATAAATTTACACACAAGGTTATTCGTGCTTTTGCGCATGATCTTAATCTTCCGATGACTTTCGATGTGACTTTGGACACTGAAAATTTATTGGTAGAAGCTGTTGATGCTATCATTGCTCAGGCAGGTCAAGATGAAACATTGACCAAATTGCTGATTGATTTTACGATGGAAAAAACCGACGACGATAAAAGCTGGGACGTTTCGAGAGAAATCTTGGAAACCGGACGTTTGGTTTTGAATGAGAACAATCGAAATGAAATTCTTCATTTTAATGAAAAAACCATTGAAGAATTTGTCGAGATCAAAAAGAAAATGCTCGATTTATGTAAAGATCTAGAATCGCAAAACGAGCAATATGCGATAGAAGCACTTTCTTTGATTGACCAGAACGGAATTGATTTGAAATCTTTTTCGAGAGGAACATTTCCAAATCATTTGGAAAGTATTCGTGATGGTAAATTTAATCCAAGAAACAAAACATTTCATGAGTTTGATGATATTGCGATTAACAAAACTGCAAAAGATAAATCGTTAATCGAAGCCATAATTCCAGATTTGCTTAAG
This is a stretch of genomic DNA from Flavobacterium endoglycinae. It encodes these proteins:
- the porZ gene encoding type IX secretion system anionic LPS delivery protein PorZ; protein product: MKKNFLSIISLLLFQFGFAQGLSWQGYFSFNEIKGISESSTSVFAASENALFSKNSTSNAIKTITTVDGLSGQTISAVYYSPSFKKTIVGYENGLMTLINEADGSIVKKVDIISKQLAANLKKINHIMEHNGFLYVSCDFGIVQFNLTTSQFGDTYFIGDNGAEISVKQTAFYNGFIFAATSSGIRRANITNPNLNDFSQWTLVSAGSWLGVAAVDAELAVVNSTGNVQRYNGNDFTAFLQLPSAPTGFHVVNHNLLATTSGAVSILNNQLAMTRQIFNSQLPEANLTFSCASAVGDILYIGTKEKGLFSTSLSNPGTFENSTPEGPFRNNIFSLDATPNVLWAVYGDYDTYYNPYELDSYGISKLNNSKWLNITYSEVYDAKSITRIIVNPNNEKQVYASSFFSGLLRIENDIPNLLYNEKNSGLESLTFAGPNYIDVRINGTAFDKTGNLWVTNSRIKNGLKVLKTNGQWQSFATSSILTDAEQTNYSNIVIDKNNVKWISTSSEGVIAFNESTNTFKKITTGADAGNLPIADVRSVALDTKNQLWIGTTKGLRVLSNVGSFQAEGQMKANPIIIIDDNLAQELMYEQFITSIVVDGANNKWIGTVDSGIFMVSPNGQETKYHFTINNSPLPSNVINDIKINSTTGEVFIATNKGMISFKGIATGANDDLNNVYVYPNPVRPNYTGTVKVAGLLDKANVKITDIEGNLVYETTSEGGTIEWDTTAFGNYKVSSGVYMIFISAQDGGETKVKKVMIIR
- the recO gene encoding DNA repair protein RecO, whose product is MLVKTKAIVISSLKFQEKSLIVKCFTLSNGLKSYFVRDAFSSRKANQKIAYFQPFSILEIEAVHKNKGTLENFKEIKSAVPFQSIHTDIVKSTMVMFLSEMLHYSIQEEEKNEQLFVFLETALTWLDHHDEISNFHLILLLEITKYLGFYPDVSEIDLPFFEINEGIFTLFQKANVLSEHETNLFKKLLELKFDNDQKVFHVAERQILLKILIDYYSLHLEGFKKPKSLDILKEVFS
- the ileS gene encoding isoleucine--tRNA ligase — its product is MSTKFTEYKGLDLPTVASEVLDFWKKENIFEKSVTTREGAEPFVFFEGPPSANGLPGIHHVMARAIKDIFCRYKTQKGFQVKRKAGWDTHGLPVELGTEKELGITKEDIGKTISIEEYNEACKRTVMRYTDVWNDLTEKMGYWVDMEDPYVTYKPKYMESVWWLLKQIYDKGLLYKGYTIQPYSPKAGTGLSSHEVNQPGAYRDVTDTTIVAQFKTLPETLPSFLQGFGDIHILAWTTTPWTLPSNTALTVGPKIDYVLVKTFNQYTFEPINVILAKNLVGKQFGKGFFLSEDDADFDNVKNGDKKLPYKILTEAKGADLVEIRYEQLLPYVLPYENAENAFRVIAGDFVTTEDGTGVVHTAPTFGADDAKVAKEAKPEVPPMLVLDENGTAVPLVDLQGKFTSHLGDLAGKYVKNEYYDAGQAPEKSVDVEIAIRLKEENKAFKVEKYVHSYPHSWRTDEPLLYYPLDSWFIKVTDVKDRMFDLNETINWKPKSTGEGRFGNWLKNANDWNLSRSRYWGIPLPIWRTEDKKEEVLIGSVEELYNAIEKSIEAGFQKENPFKGFEIGNMSESNYDLIDLHKNVVDEITLVSASGKPMKRESDLIDVWFDSGAMPYSQWHYPFENKDKIDENKDFPANFIAEGVDQTRGWFYTLHAIGTLVFDKVAYKNVVSNGLVLDKNGQKMSKRLGNATDPFETIAEYGPDATRWYMISNANPWDNLKFDIEGIAEVRRKFFGTLYNTYSFFSLYANIDGFKYAEAEIPLNERPEIDQWIISELHTLIKFVDECYEDYEPTKATRAISDFVQENLSNWYVRLCRRRFWKGEYAKDKIAAYQTLYTCLLTISKLSAPVAPFFMDQLYRDLTALTGTENFASVHLAEFPKFVENFVNKTLESKMQKAQTISSLVLSLRKKEMIKVRQPLQKVMIPVLDEGQRAEIEAISDLVKAEVNVKEIELLDDASGILVKQIKPNFKALGPRFGKDMGLISKEIQGFSAEQINQLDKQGTLDIVIAGNSVTLSLEDVEITSQDIEGWLVANSNGITVALDITISEELKNEGIARELVNRIQNIRKDSGFEVTDKIKVQIKRDSILEEAVSKNEDYIKSETLTDELVFADALENGTEIEFDDIRTMILISK
- a CDS encoding TraR/DksA family transcriptional regulator; its protein translation is MIDEITRYSDADLAEFKEIIQAKIKKAQEDLDLIKSAYMNDLNNGTDDTSPTFKAFEEGSETMSKEANSQLAIRQEKFIRDLKNALFRVENKTYGICKVTGKLISKERLKIVPHATMSIEAKNLQR
- a CDS encoding roadblock/LC7 domain-containing protein → MNEITTILNTFLVDTKASAALILNGKGKLITSLNLDYGDSIAAMSAAILSMSEKFLVDLEKGSLKQLYLKSSDGVVVGNKISGSNFVIAFSREGSNLGLLMHSTDELSAELSKNSLLK
- a CDS encoding lipoprotein signal peptidase, whose product is MSLRKAYFLIFLVLIIDQLSKIYVKTNFILGEEVVIADWFRIHFIENEGMAWGTKIPGQYGKLILTVFRIFAVVGIGYWLADAVKKRHSAYLIVSIALIFAGAAGNIIDSVFYGVIFDDSTHNLATMFSPQPYGSWFHGLVVDMFYFPIWEGDLPTWVPIFGGKHFMFFNAIFNVADMAISTGVGILLVFNKRAFPKHA